The region CTCTTGTCATACGTGAGGAAGATGGGGAAGGCGATGTGGTTGGAGTACTTCTTCACCACCTCCTGCAAACGGTAGCTGTTGGCGTACTGCGCGCCCTCTTCGTTGAAGTGCAGCAGCACGGTGGTTCCGGCGACGAGGCGCTCCGCCGGAGTGATCTCAAAGCCGGTCTTGCCATCGCTGATCCAGCGCCATGCAAGCTCTTCCCCAGCCTTGCGGGAGACGACTTCAATCTTGTCCGCGACCATAAACGCGCTGTAGAAGCCAACGCCGAACTGGCCGATGAGGTTCGAATCCTTCTTGGCGTCGCCGGAGAGCTGTGAGAGGAAGTTCTTCGTCCCGGAGCGGGCGATGGTGCCGAGGTGCGAGACCAGATCCTCCTCGTTCATGCCGATGCCGGTGTCCGAGATGGTGAGGGTCTTGCCCTCTTCGTCGAGCTCAAGATCGATGCGCGGATCGAAGGGCAGCGCCTTGTAGACGTCGTCGGTCAGGGTCAGGTGACGCAGCTTATCCAGCGCGTCGGACGAGTTGGAGATCAACTCACGCAGGAAGATCTCAGGGTGCGAGTAGAGGGAGTGGATGATCAGCTGGAGCAGCTGACTGACTTCTGTTTGAAACTCACGCTTCGACATAGAGATCCATTATAAAAAATCCCGGGTGTGCGTGCGGATCGGGTCCGCTCAGGAACAGTCGTTCAGGATAAACTTTCACCAAACGGAGACATAATGCCTCGTCCTTTTCTTGCTGCCGCCCTTCTCGCCCTTCCCTTGCCTCTTGCCGCCCAAACCGACCTGCCACCCGCCGTCACGGCCGCGGAAGCCAATGTCTCGGCCGATTCCATCCGTGCCTATGACAAGTACCTTTCAGATGATCTTCTGGAAGGCCGTTACCCCGGTCAGCGCGGCGGGGAGCTTGCCGCCAAGTACATTGCCAGCCAGTTTGAGAGCTACGGCCTCAAGCCCGGCGGCGACCACGGCACCTACTTCCAGCAGGTGGACTTCACCAGCGTCAAGGCTGACCCGATCAAGACGACCTTTACTCTCGTCCCCAAGTCCGGCGCGCCCATCAAGCTGAAGTTCGCGGATGACTTCGTCGTCTTCAACTCGCAACTGACGCCGTCCGCGACCATCAACGCGCCGATCGTGTGGATGGGCTACGGCATCACCGCGCCGGAGTTTCAGTGGGACGACTACGCCGGCATCGACGTCAAGGGCAAGGTGATCCTGTGCATCGTCAACGATCCGCCCTCGGACGATCCCAACTTCTTCGGCGGCAAGAGCCTGACCTACTACGGCCGGTGGACGTACAAGTTTGAGCAGGCCGCGCGTAAGGGAGCCGTGGGCGCACTGATCATCCATCGCACAGACCTGGCGGCGTATGGATGGGATGTGGTGCGCAACTCCAACTCGGCCGAGAAGACCTTTCTGGCGCACGACGCAAACCCACGCCTTGAGGCTGCGAGCTGGATTCAGCTCGACGTGGCCAAGCAGATCTTTGCCGCGTCCGGGACCGACCTGGACACGGAGTTTGCAGCCGCCGGCAAGCATGGCTTCAAAGCGCGTGAGCTTCCGGTCAAGCTGGATGCAACGGTCATCAGCACCGTGCGTAACTTTCAATCGCCCAACGTCATTGGCATTCTGCCCGGCACGTCGCCAGCACCGGACCAGGCCGTCATCTACACCGGCCACTACGATCACCTGGGTGTAAAGGCCGATGCAAAGCCCGGTGAAGACGCCATCTTCAACGGTGCAGGCGATAACGGCACCGGCACCGCGATGATCATGGAGATGGCGCGTGCGGTGACGAGCGCGAAGCTCTCACCGCCGCACTCGATGATCTTTGCCGCGGTGACGGCGGAGGAGCAGGGCCTGCTGGGCTCGGCTTATCTGTCACAGCATCCACCGCTCCCCATCGGCCAGATCAACCTCGATCTCAACTTCGATGAGATCCTCCCGTTCGGGCAGGGCGACCAGCTTCATGCTTCCGGTTCGCAACGTACGAGCTTCTATCCAACGCTGGAGGCGACAGCCAAGCGCTTCGGCTATAGCGTTCCCGCACCACGGCCGGATACCGGCGGAGGCTACTACCGCTCGGACCATTTCTCCTTTGCGCACGCGGGTGTGCCGGCGTTCTCCGTCGGGCAGGGTGGCACCTACAAGGGTCATGATGCGGCTTGGTCCCAGGCTCAGGGCGCGGCGTACAACAAGAACGACTACCACAACGTCTCCGACAACTTTAAGCCGGAGTGGGACTTCGTCGGCAACGCCACGCTGTGCCGGCTTGGCATTGAGCTGGGCTGGAAGTCGGTCACGTCACCGCCGATTGAGTGGAAGGCCGGCGATGAGTTCGCGGCTGCCCGCAAAGCCAGCAAATAACCTGGTTCAACGCAATGAAAAGTCCCCTTCGTGATCGCTCACGAAGGGGACTTTTGTTTGGGTTGTAAAGCGTTAGAAGGTGATCTTCCCCGCGAACTGCAGTTGACGGGATGAGCCGGCATCGCCCACCTGGTTACGAGTCGCCGTAATCTGTCCGAACGTTCCAGTGGTGGCACCAGTCAGGTTGGGGTTAGCCAGGTTGACATGATTCAGCAGGTCGAACGAATCGAGACGAAGCACAAGGTTGACTGACTCCGCGATCTTCGTCGTCTTCTGCAAGGAAAGATCCGTGTCAGAGAAGTCGGGGCCGTTGAGTGCATTGCGGCTCAAATTCCCAAACCCGGTTGCCTGCGTATAGAAGGTGCAGCCAGCGGTCGGCGTCGTGCAGACTGAGCCTGTGATCCAGGGAATGTTCCCGCTTGTCAGGAGTGCGCCGCGGCCAGTGGAATACTTCCCAATCAGGGTCGGGCGAATATTTCCGCTACCCGTGTAGGAGGTATTCGAGGTCACAACGTTGATTGGGTTGTTCGACTGAACCTGAGTGATGTTCGCCAACAACCAGCCTTCCTTGAAGCGGTTGCCATGGAATGGCAGCGTCCAGACGCCGCTGAAGACAAAGTGATGGCGCGTATCGAAGTCTGAACGCCCGTAGTCCCCTGCGGGATTCGTGCTGTCCTGATGCCCGTTGGTGCCCAGCGAGTTATCGTCCAGCGACTTCGACAACGTGTAGCTTGCATTGAGATCTAGCCCGCCCCGCAGTTGTTTGCGTGCCGTCACCCAAAGCGCGTTGTAGTTAGACATTGACGCATTTGCAACCTGCGTAATGTTGCCCAACGATGCGCCCGGCCGAATCAGGCTTGCGGTGGAAAGAGCCGCGAATGGACGTACGTTGGTCGTAGGCGTTGGATGGTTGAACTGATTGATGTTGAGCGGATCGCGCAGGTGCCGACCTGAAGATCCGATGTAACCGACCTGCAGCACAGTTCCAAACCCGAGATCCTGCTGCAGGTTCAGGTTGTAGGACTCCATGTAAGCGTTTCTCAGATTCGGGCTGACAGCGCTCGGGGTAAGTCCGACCAATGCTGCCGCCGTGTACAGGCTACCAACGGCGAAGCCGCCTACGCCCGTAGAACTCGTGCCTCCAGTCAGACTGACAGGACTCGAGTTCGGTGGGTTACCCGCCAAACCAGATGCAACACCTTCGTTCGGTTGATCCGCCAGTATGCCGAACCCTCCGCGCAACACAGTCTTGCTGTTGCCGAGCAGATCGTATGTAAAGCCGACGCGAGGATCGTAGTTGTAGTTCTGGTTATACGGCTGGTTCACCTGCTGCAAAGTGTCGGAAGCGGCAAGGAAGTTCACGAATCGATGTGCGCCTTCCGTAAACGTTCCGTTCCACTCAAAGCGCAGACCGAGCTCAACAACCAGCCTTGGAGTCAGCTTCCAATTGTCCTGCACAAAGCCTGCCACCGAACTGTCGAAGATGCGGCTGACGACATTCGACGAGTTCGCACTGAAGGTATTTGCCAGTCCATTCGCAAAGTTAGCGGTCGTCGAAAACGCGATCGTTCCAGCGGTCTCAGAGAAGTTGTTCCCCTCGAACCGGCGAAACTCGCCGCCGACCTTGATCGAATGCTTGCCTTTCAAGATGTTCAACGTATCGGAGAAAACACCTGTAGTCACAAAGCGCCCTTGCGGAAATCCGGACGGACCACCAAAGTTCAAGCCAAGATCGGTCACAGAGATCTGAGGTAGACCTAGGGGAAGCGTAACTCCATTGTTGATTCCATAGGTGCTTGAATTCCCCAGGAAATTTTCATTGAACGAGATCGCAATACGGTTGAATCCGATGCGAGCCTCATTCACAATTGCTGGCGAAAAAACGTGAATCTCATTGATCGTACCGATCTGACGGTGAGCTCCGCGATGATCTCCGAAGCCAGCAATCGTGTTGCCCTGCAGGTTAGGCTCAGTGCGTGCATCCTGCTGCCATGCATAGTACAGATGAAGCGTGTCGGATTTCGAGATGTTATGGAATAGATCCCCACTGAACTGATCCGTCTTCACTGGTCCCGGGGCGGAGCCGCTCGCCGTCGCCACGGCCTGTCCTGCCGCGTTGGTCGATTGCGTGCCAACCGGGATGAGGTTGATGATTTGTGCATAGGCCGTACCGGCGGCGCTCGTTGCAAACGCTGCGCGTTGTGCTGTGGTGGGTACGTTGCTGGTCAGCAGAATCGCCTGCTTCTGACGAAGTCCTTCATAGCTGATGAAGAAGAACGTCTTGTCCTTGAGGATCGGGCCGCCCAGCGCTCCGCCGAAGTTGTTGCGATCGAGCTGGTTCTGGCGAGTACCCTTGCGGTTGAAGAAGTTACGCGCGTCAAAGTAGTTGTTGCGCAGATAGTCGAAGCCTTCACCGTGGAACTGATTCGTACCGGAGCGCGTCGAGACGTTGACGATCGAACCCGAGCTGCGCCCGTACTCCGCGCTGAACGTCGAGTTGATGATCTTGAACTCGGACGTCGTATTGATCGACGGCTGGAACGTGATCTGGTTCTGCGTCATGTCGTTCAGGTTGATGCCGTTGATCTGGAAGTTGTTCGAGTCTTCGCGAGCGCCGGCGGTCACAAACCCGTTCGAACCAAGGCCGCGGCTGGGAGCCGTCAGGCTTCCGTTGTTCGGCGGAACGACCGTGCCAGGAGTCAGATTCGTCAGATCCAGAAAATGGCGGCCATTCAAAGGAATCTGCTGCACGACTTCCCTGTCGATAACCTGTCCGACGGTCGAGGTCTGAGCCTCGATCACAGCCTGCGTGCTCTCAACCTGAACCGTTTCGGCTGACCCACCGACGGTGAGCTTCGCATTCACAGTTGCGCTTGCATTAACCTCAAGCGTCACCTGCTGCAGCGTGAAGGTGCTGAATCCCGGTGCAGTCACGGTGACGGTATAGCTGCCGGGCTGCAGCGAAGGCGCGTTGAAGTTACCCGAGCCATCGGTTACCGTCTTGCGTTCCGCGCCGGTCGCAATGCCGTGAATCAATACGGAAGCTCCCGGAACGGCAGCGCCGGTCGTATCGGTTACCGTGCCGGCGACGCTGGATGTGGATTGTGCGAACGCCACGCTGGCGCCCAGCACAAAGGGTGCGGAGAGAACTAAACCTCGAAACACAGATCGTGTGGATTTCATCTGAAACCTCCTGGAAGTGGTGGGTTCTGCTCGCCTCCTGTCACCCTGTAGTTCTGAACATCGGCCGGGCGTTACGGAAGCAGATTCACGGCTGGCACGTTCGTGCTGGCCGCAAAGGGCTTTTGAAGAATACCTCCACTTTACAGGAGAATGAATTGTTTGAGATATCAGATACCAAAATAGAGGCAATCTTCAGAACCGCCTGAGAAGGCCACACGGCAGCTACCTGGCGACCTTCTCCACCGCTGCCTGAACAAAACGTTGATATACCGCGACATACTTCAGTTGGATTCTCTCGTTATTCCCGTGCACACCCTCGTTCTCCGCAAAGGTGCGTGGCACACGAATGCCATAAGCATTCACACCCTTTGCCCGCAGAAATGCTGAATCCGTGGCGCCGGTACTCATGACCGGGATCGTGATTGCCTCCGGCAGGACGTCCTTCTGCGCTGCATCAAACGCTTCAAACATAGGAGTCCGGAGCGAACTGGCAGGAGCCGCAGGCATCGCGTCCGTTAGATCCGGCGGAACGATCGTGATGGAAGGGTCGTCGATGATCTTCGCCATCTGCGCGTAAAACGCCGGCATATTCTCATCGGGGAGCGCACGAATATCGATCTGCGCCTCAGCCTCTGAGGGGATCACGTTGCTCTTGAAGCCAGCCTTCAAGACAGTCGGAACCACGGACGTATGGAGCATCGAATAGAACTGCGGCATATCCTTGTGCAAGGTCATCTGGGTCTTCGGATCATTGAGGCTGCGGAAGAGCTTCGCATCGGCCGGTGTTGAGATTCCAGCCAACCGGGAGAAGAACTCCGTCGTCGTCTCGTTCAGGCGGACGGGCGTCTCCCAGGTTCCAAGCCGCGCAACAGCCTGCGCCAGATGCGTGACCGCATTATCCAGGACCGGCACCGAGGCGTGGCCGCTCTTCCCTTTAGCCACAAGCCGCACGCCGCGCGGCATCTTCTCTCCAGTGGCCACGCCGAGATAGGCGACTTTGCCATCCTTCACCTCGGCTGCACCGCCTTCGTTGATCGCGAACTCGCAGGCGACTTTGTCCCAGTAGCGCTCGACGATCGTATGCATTCCCGCAGCCGAATCCTGTTCCTCGCTGGCCTCCGCAAGAAAGATCACATCGCGGGTGAGGGTCTTGCCGCT is a window of Granulicella tundricola MP5ACTX9 DNA encoding:
- a CDS encoding M28 family peptidase is translated as MPRPFLAAALLALPLPLAAQTDLPPAVTAAEANVSADSIRAYDKYLSDDLLEGRYPGQRGGELAAKYIASQFESYGLKPGGDHGTYFQQVDFTSVKADPIKTTFTLVPKSGAPIKLKFADDFVVFNSQLTPSATINAPIVWMGYGITAPEFQWDDYAGIDVKGKVILCIVNDPPSDDPNFFGGKSLTYYGRWTYKFEQAARKGAVGALIIHRTDLAAYGWDVVRNSNSAEKTFLAHDANPRLEAASWIQLDVAKQIFAASGTDLDTEFAAAGKHGFKARELPVKLDATVISTVRNFQSPNVIGILPGTSPAPDQAVIYTGHYDHLGVKADAKPGEDAIFNGAGDNGTGTAMIMEMARAVTSAKLSPPHSMIFAAVTAEEQGLLGSAYLSQHPPLPIGQINLDLNFDEILPFGQGDQLHASGSQRTSFYPTLEATAKRFGYSVPAPRPDTGGGYYRSDHFSFAHAGVPAFSVGQGGTYKGHDAAWSQAQGAAYNKNDYHNVSDNFKPEWDFVGNATLCRLGIELGWKSVTSPPIEWKAGDEFAAARKASK
- a CDS encoding TonB-dependent receptor, which gives rise to MKSTRSVFRGLVLSAPFVLGASVAFAQSTSSVAGTVTDTTGAAVPGASVLIHGIATGAERKTVTDGSGNFNAPSLQPGSYTVTVTAPGFSTFTLQQVTLEVNASATVNAKLTVGGSAETVQVESTQAVIEAQTSTVGQVIDREVVQQIPLNGRHFLDLTNLTPGTVVPPNNGSLTAPSRGLGSNGFVTAGAREDSNNFQINGINLNDMTQNQITFQPSINTTSEFKIINSTFSAEYGRSSGSIVNVSTRSGTNQFHGEGFDYLRNNYFDARNFFNRKGTRQNQLDRNNFGGALGGPILKDKTFFFISYEGLRQKQAILLTSNVPTTAQRAAFATSAAGTAYAQIINLIPVGTQSTNAAGQAVATASGSAPGPVKTDQFSGDLFHNISKSDTLHLYYAWQQDARTEPNLQGNTIAGFGDHRGAHRQIGTINEIHVFSPAIVNEARIGFNRIAISFNENFLGNSSTYGINNGVTLPLGLPQISVTDLGLNFGGPSGFPQGRFVTTGVFSDTLNILKGKHSIKVGGEFRRFEGNNFSETAGTIAFSTTANFANGLANTFSANSSNVVSRIFDSSVAGFVQDNWKLTPRLVVELGLRFEWNGTFTEGAHRFVNFLAASDTLQQVNQPYNQNYNYDPRVGFTYDLLGNSKTVLRGGFGILADQPNEGVASGLAGNPPNSSPVSLTGGTSSTGVGGFAVGSLYTAAALVGLTPSAVSPNLRNAYMESYNLNLQQDLGFGTVLQVGYIGSSGRHLRDPLNINQFNHPTPTTNVRPFAALSTASLIRPGASLGNITQVANASMSNYNALWVTARKQLRGGLDLNASYTLSKSLDDNSLGTNGHQDSTNPAGDYGRSDFDTRHHFVFSGVWTLPFHGNRFKEGWLLANITQVQSNNPINVVTSNTSYTGSGNIRPTLIGKYSTGRGALLTSGNIPWITGSVCTTPTAGCTFYTQATGFGNLSRNALNGPDFSDTDLSLQKTTKIAESVNLVLRLDSFDLLNHVNLANPNLTGATTGTFGQITATRNQVGDAGSSRQLQFAGKITF
- a CDS encoding M20/M25/M40 family metallo-hydrolase gives rise to the protein MKLQLLLRSLCCASISAAAFAQTPQAGMLSADASAAEMNGFLRDLVRIDTRNPPGDESKVANYIAKVFQQQGIPYELLEPVPGRASLVARLKGDGSKKPVLLLAHEDVVPVDRAHWTVEPFGAETRDGVLYGRGASDDKSPLAAHLETMLQLHRSGKTLTRDVIFLAEASEEQDSAAGMHTIVERYWDKVACEFAINEGGAAEVKDGKVAYLGVATGEKMPRGVRLVAKGKSGHASVPVLDNAVTHLAQAVARLGTWETPVRLNETTTEFFSRLAGISTPADAKLFRSLNDPKTQMTLHKDMPQFYSMLHTSVVPTVLKAGFKSNVIPSEAEAQIDIRALPDENMPAFYAQMAKIIDDPSITIVPPDLTDAMPAAPASSLRTPMFEAFDAAQKDVLPEAITIPVMSTGATDSAFLRAKGVNAYGIRVPRTFAENEGVHGNNERIQLKYVAVYQRFVQAAVEKVAR